From a single Kitasatospora azatica KCTC 9699 genomic region:
- a CDS encoding SCO7613 C-terminal domain-containing membrane protein → MAAVASLAGALSLTFDQHLTAVRTAAPDALTTTAWAWPPLGALALLALLVSLRHPELGLSVRRLAGGVAAAAILLAAGGSLTMALPQGWTALAYSAPAALLLTLSATRLRRIRPAATPAAGLPALAGAFRAAGGVLLAASLPLLPELVRALLTPLPHAHATWTVDPAPGWGWTVAPAALTGLWLLVGALTTLAALRVTAIGSAALEAVLAALALPAIALLPVAFGLPHGVAVAVTVLLTLAAALAAVLRDARPAVLTGLTAAPVLALLWALTDRTATITVLAVLAVLAGVLAARGRSTVPRATAAGCAVLALGAEALAVGATAELGRADLMLAVLAVAIVSAPVAARTRGSVSLAVEATGYGLAGFALALTTAQPGRLAFDLTLTGVASLGVALRADRRRPAALTATALLLVASWIRLALSDVHTPEAYTLPPACLALTLGLLQRRRHPETDSWSAYGAGLGLGLLPSLLAAWTDPHWLRPLLLGSAALAVTLAGVRRRLRSPLLLGGATLFLVAVHELAPTVLQVLGLLPRWVPLAAAGLLLLALGATYEQRLRDARRMRDSLRRLG, encoded by the coding sequence GTGGCCGCTGTGGCCTCGCTGGCAGGTGCCCTCTCGCTGACCTTCGATCAGCACCTCACCGCCGTCCGAACCGCAGCCCCCGACGCCCTCACCACCACCGCCTGGGCCTGGCCGCCGCTGGGCGCCCTCGCGCTGCTCGCGCTCCTGGTCTCGCTGCGGCACCCGGAACTCGGGCTCTCCGTCCGCCGCCTGGCCGGGGGCGTAGCGGCTGCGGCCATCCTGCTGGCGGCCGGTGGATCGCTCACCATGGCGCTCCCCCAAGGTTGGACCGCCCTCGCGTACAGCGCACCGGCGGCGCTCCTCCTGACGCTGTCGGCGACCCGGCTCCGACGCATCCGGCCGGCAGCAACTCCGGCAGCGGGCCTGCCCGCCCTCGCCGGCGCCTTCCGCGCGGCCGGCGGCGTGCTGCTCGCCGCCTCGCTCCCGCTGCTGCCCGAACTCGTGCGCGCCCTCCTGACCCCGCTCCCCCACGCACACGCCACCTGGACCGTCGACCCCGCGCCGGGCTGGGGCTGGACCGTGGCACCGGCCGCGCTCACCGGGCTCTGGCTGTTGGTCGGCGCCCTGACCACCCTCGCCGCGCTGCGCGTCACCGCCATCGGCAGCGCCGCACTCGAGGCCGTCCTCGCGGCCCTCGCCCTTCCCGCCATCGCGCTGCTGCCGGTGGCCTTCGGGCTGCCTCACGGCGTCGCGGTGGCCGTCACCGTGCTCCTCACCCTCGCCGCCGCGCTGGCGGCCGTGCTGCGCGACGCCCGCCCCGCAGTCCTGACCGGCCTGACCGCGGCTCCCGTGTTGGCGCTGCTCTGGGCGCTCACTGATCGCACCGCGACCATCACCGTCCTCGCCGTCCTCGCCGTCCTGGCCGGTGTGCTGGCGGCGCGCGGGAGGAGCACCGTCCCGCGGGCCACCGCTGCCGGCTGCGCCGTCCTCGCCCTCGGCGCCGAGGCCCTCGCGGTCGGCGCCACCGCCGAACTCGGCCGGGCGGACCTCATGCTCGCCGTCCTCGCGGTCGCCATCGTCTCCGCCCCGGTCGCGGCCCGCACCCGGGGCAGCGTCTCGCTCGCCGTCGAGGCGACCGGTTACGGCCTGGCCGGCTTCGCCCTGGCGCTGACGACCGCTCAGCCCGGACGGCTCGCCTTCGACCTCACCCTGACCGGGGTCGCCTCCCTCGGCGTCGCACTGCGCGCCGACCGCCGACGGCCCGCCGCCCTCACCGCCACCGCCCTGCTGCTGGTGGCCTCCTGGATCCGCTTGGCGCTCTCCGACGTCCACACCCCCGAGGCGTACACCCTGCCGCCGGCCTGCCTCGCCCTCACCCTCGGTCTGCTCCAGCGCCGGCGCCACCCCGAGACCGACTCCTGGTCCGCCTACGGCGCCGGGCTCGGCCTCGGCCTGCTGCCCAGCCTGCTCGCGGCCTGGACGGACCCGCACTGGTTGCGCCCGCTGCTGCTCGGCTCGGCCGCGCTGGCCGTCACCCTCGCGGGCGTCCGACGCCGTCTCCGGAGCCCGCTCCTGCTCGGCGGCGCCACCTTGTTCCTGGTCGCCGTACACGAACTGGCCCCCACCGTCCTCCAGGTGCTCGGCCTGCTCCCCCGCTGGGTCCCGCTGGCCGCCGCCGGCCTCCTCCTGCTCGCCCTCGGCGCCACCTACGAACAACGCCTGCGCGACGCCCGCCGGATGAGGGACTCCCTCCGCCGCCTGGGCTGA
- a CDS encoding YceI family protein yields MTAIPLSELSGSYVFDPAHTRIGFVARHAMVTKVRGQFKEFEGTATIDGDDPARSSARVVLKAASIDSGVEQRDSHLRTNDFLDAPHFPEIVFESSGIEALGGSNYRLNGNLTIKETTRPISLDVEFDGSARDPYGNLRLGFEGSTTINRKDFGVNWNTALEAGGVLVSEKVVLEFDVSAIRQDEAGQS; encoded by the coding sequence ATGACCGCGATCCCGCTCAGCGAACTGTCCGGAAGCTACGTCTTCGATCCGGCCCACACCAGGATCGGTTTCGTCGCCCGCCACGCGATGGTGACCAAGGTCCGGGGGCAGTTCAAGGAGTTCGAGGGCACCGCGACGATCGACGGCGACGACCCGGCGCGCTCCTCGGCCCGGGTCGTGCTCAAGGCCGCGAGCATCGACAGCGGCGTCGAGCAGCGCGACAGCCACCTGCGGACCAACGACTTCCTGGACGCGCCGCACTTCCCCGAGATCGTCTTCGAGTCCAGCGGGATCGAGGCGCTCGGGGGCTCGAACTACCGGCTGAACGGCAACCTGACCATCAAGGAGACCACCCGGCCGATCAGCCTGGACGTGGAGTTCGACGGCAGCGCCCGGGACCCCTACGGCAATCTGCGGCTGGGCTTCGAGGGGTCGACCACGATCAACCGCAAGGACTTCGGGGTCAACTGGAACACCGCGCTGGAGGCCGGCGGGGTGCTGGTGAGCGAGAAGGTGGTGCTGGAGTTCGACGTCTCGGCGATCCGGCAGGACGAGGCCGGCCAGAGCTGA
- a CDS encoding DUF3515 family protein, which yields MSRLRRPLRTLQALPAPVRWLAAPAALLACTGAVLLSDGTYQPPLTAPTPDAKAAALCRTLMGALPPDLLGRSRTTPSPYVAVWPTKPRTVLRCGVPRPKSLDQHQGDLGPNIDGVQWYLEGDGHGGHRFTLTLHALYVEVAAPAGATPYPTDALAAVSPAVLATIPDLSGELGDQQDQ from the coding sequence GTGTCCCGACTCCGACGCCCGCTGCGCACCCTGCAGGCCCTGCCCGCCCCCGTCCGGTGGCTGGCCGCGCCGGCGGCGCTGCTTGCCTGCACCGGAGCCGTGCTGCTCAGCGACGGGACCTACCAGCCGCCGCTGACCGCGCCGACGCCGGACGCCAAGGCGGCGGCACTCTGCCGGACGCTGATGGGCGCCCTGCCGCCGGACCTGCTCGGGCGGTCGCGCACCACTCCCTCCCCGTACGTGGCCGTCTGGCCGACGAAACCCCGCACCGTGCTGCGCTGCGGGGTGCCGCGGCCGAAGTCGCTCGACCAGCACCAGGGCGACCTCGGGCCGAACATCGACGGCGTCCAGTGGTACCTGGAGGGCGACGGCCACGGCGGCCACCGCTTCACCCTGACGCTGCACGCGCTCTACGTCGAGGTGGCCGCTCCTGCCGGAGCCACCCCGTACCCGACCGACGCGCTGGCCGCTGTCTCGCCGGCGGTGCTCGCCACCATCCCCGACCTCAGCGGCGAACTCGGGGACCAGCAGGACCAGTGA
- a CDS encoding LacI family DNA-binding transcriptional regulator, with product MSPTAQRPLGPAGGPEERRGPGRPTLEEVAALAGVGRGTVSRVINGSPRVSEKAKAAVEQAVAELGYVPNRAARTLVTSRTDAIALVVPEAETRLFSEPYFSDIISGVSAELADTDMQLLLVLVRNQRERERLSAYLRAQRVDGVLLVAVHRDDPLPTVLEDLRIPSVLAGRRGDQEPLSYVAADNAGGARMAVRHLLRRDCRQIATITGPLDMEVAQARLSGYRDALEESGREYREELVGLADFTEQGGRAAMRALLERVPDLDAVFCASDVMAAGALQELRAAGRRVPQDIALIGFDDSIVARHTDPAMTSVRQPIEEMGRTMARLLLDEIAEPGRARRQVVLATELVVRESA from the coding sequence ATGAGCCCCACCGCACAGCGCCCCCTCGGGCCCGCCGGCGGTCCCGAAGAACGGCGCGGGCCCGGACGGCCCACCCTGGAGGAGGTGGCGGCGCTGGCCGGCGTCGGCCGGGGCACGGTCTCGCGGGTGATCAACGGCTCGCCCCGGGTCAGCGAGAAGGCCAAGGCCGCCGTGGAACAGGCCGTCGCCGAGCTCGGCTACGTCCCCAACCGGGCCGCCCGCACCCTGGTCACCTCCCGCACCGACGCGATCGCGCTGGTCGTTCCGGAGGCCGAGACCCGGCTCTTCTCGGAACCGTACTTCTCCGACATCATCAGCGGCGTGTCCGCCGAACTCGCCGATACCGACATGCAGTTGCTGCTGGTCCTGGTCCGCAACCAGCGCGAGCGCGAACGCCTGTCGGCCTACCTCAGGGCGCAGCGGGTGGACGGCGTGCTGCTGGTCGCCGTACACCGCGACGACCCGCTGCCCACCGTCCTGGAGGACCTGCGGATCCCCTCGGTGCTGGCCGGCCGACGCGGCGACCAGGAACCGCTCAGCTACGTGGCCGCCGACAACGCCGGCGGTGCCCGGATGGCCGTACGGCACCTGCTGCGGCGCGACTGCCGACAGATCGCCACCATCACCGGCCCACTGGACATGGAAGTCGCCCAGGCCCGGCTCAGCGGCTACCGGGACGCCCTGGAGGAGTCCGGCCGGGAGTACCGCGAGGAGCTGGTGGGCCTGGCCGACTTCACCGAACAGGGCGGCCGTGCCGCGATGCGCGCCCTGCTGGAGCGGGTCCCCGACCTGGACGCGGTCTTCTGCGCCTCCGACGTGATGGCCGCCGGCGCCCTGCAGGAACTGCGCGCCGCCGGCCGCCGGGTGCCCCAGGACATCGCCCTGATCGGCTTCGACGACTCCATCGTGGCCCGCCACACCGACCCCGCGATGACCAGCGTCCGCCAGCCGATCGAGGAGATGGGCCGCACCATGGCGCGGCTGCTCTTGGACGAGATCGCCGAACCCGGGCGGGCCCGGCGGCAGGTGGTGCTGGCCACTGAGCTGGTGGTGCGGGAGTCGGCCTGA
- a CDS encoding serine hydrolase domain-containing protein has protein sequence MLDGLAEFCTKALAEHDCPSVSIAVAERGELVLQQAHSWADVAARRPATPQTAYRLASVAKTLTATGACLAADAGLLELDAPVPGRDPEPSPTIRQLLQHRGGFGAFYAFHYGAGESPIDPARYLTRLREPGSGFEYANLGYYLVGRALEAATGQSLGGYLRERLFEPLGMADSHLAAEYPGSAPVAQRYTADGRVYPVCSTPHPGASDAWATAGDLALFAQRYRSLLRPETVAAMHAGLPISEPLDYGLGWSVSRGAGPVVHSHGGGMGGVAAMLVAVPERELSVAVLCNSTNKTARDAILHHLLSELVPGCGPERYLVDTTQPARPMELPPGEWAGTIDTPEGEIPLRLRVLADRRIEAGLGGATATAAAAASPSWALRASLPLQLPTADARVAGPVLGLELRAEDGRLVGVARTYQDGEQGGWLGNFLTHRCELGPA, from the coding sequence ATGCTGGACGGACTGGCGGAGTTCTGTACCAAGGCACTGGCGGAGCATGACTGCCCGTCAGTCTCGATCGCGGTCGCCGAGCGCGGCGAGCTGGTGCTGCAGCAGGCACACAGCTGGGCCGACGTGGCCGCACGGCGCCCGGCCACCCCGCAGACCGCCTACCGGCTCGCGTCGGTCGCCAAGACCCTCACCGCCACTGGCGCCTGTCTGGCCGCCGACGCCGGCCTGCTGGAGCTGGACGCGCCGGTGCCCGGACGGGACCCCGAACCATCCCCGACGATCCGTCAACTGCTGCAGCATCGTGGCGGGTTCGGCGCCTTCTACGCCTTCCACTACGGTGCCGGCGAGTCCCCGATCGACCCGGCCCGCTATCTGACCCGGCTGCGCGAGCCCGGCAGTGGATTCGAGTACGCCAACCTCGGCTACTACCTGGTGGGCAGGGCGCTGGAGGCCGCGACCGGGCAGTCGCTCGGCGGCTACCTGCGCGAGCGTCTCTTCGAGCCGCTCGGCATGGCGGACAGCCACCTCGCCGCCGAGTACCCGGGCAGCGCCCCCGTCGCCCAGCGGTACACCGCCGACGGCCGGGTCTACCCGGTCTGCTCCACTCCGCACCCCGGCGCCTCGGACGCCTGGGCGACGGCCGGCGACCTCGCGCTCTTCGCCCAGCGCTACCGCTCCCTGCTGCGCCCGGAGACGGTGGCCGCGATGCACGCCGGCCTGCCGATCAGTGAGCCGCTCGACTACGGGCTCGGCTGGTCCGTCTCGCGGGGCGCCGGCCCGGTGGTGCACAGCCACGGCGGCGGCATGGGCGGTGTCGCGGCGATGCTGGTCGCGGTGCCCGAGCGGGAGCTCTCGGTGGCGGTGCTCTGCAACAGCACCAACAAGACGGCCCGGGACGCGATCCTGCACCACCTGCTGAGCGAGCTGGTGCCCGGCTGCGGCCCGGAGCGGTACCTGGTCGACACCACGCAGCCGGCCCGGCCGATGGAGCTGCCGCCGGGGGAGTGGGCCGGGACGATCGACACCCCCGAGGGCGAAATCCCGCTGCGACTGCGGGTGCTGGCGGACCGGCGGATCGAGGCGGGCCTCGGCGGCGCCACGGCCACCGCCGCCGCGGCCGCCTCCCCCAGCTGGGCGCTGCGGGCTTCGCTGCCGCTGCAACTGCCCACTGCGGACGCGCGAGTGGCCGGCCCGGTCCTCGGCCTGGAGCTGCGTGCCGAGGACGGACGGCTGGTCGGCGTGGCCCGGACCTACCAGGACGGCGAGCAGGGCGGGTGGTTGGGCAACTTCCTCACCCACCGCTGCGAGCTGGGCCCGGCATGA
- a CDS encoding monodechloroaminopyrrolnitrin synthase PrnB family protein has protein sequence MRLSETFCRQVADADPLGADRQLARLPELNRRADLPGLVGLFAQLLDAVPRAPLAGTIDRLAALRDLGMPLGSLRRHGVEPLTALPSAEPVLLRLGESVGMVPRDTVLHYGAWNPPGPRQRMYTGAAEENVLIHSVRVGAPAVERAALALARLAELDPARPEYAEALVVAAEQFAPLPEVIGAVAERVDPAAFFTARLRPYMEQVRVGGHLYYGPAAAHLPLHLIDQLLWSSDRTDPEHLALQNDLLDYGLPDWALLYHKRAGGESAVTAVVRALHAAGPEASPTLLRSAHGVAELLRALVVFRGRHLRLVREAYTEDTPFQAGSAGAAPEVVRLLLDLTRACERWLAVPVNAAGGAPRP, from the coding sequence ATGAGACTCAGCGAGACGTTCTGCAGACAGGTGGCCGACGCCGATCCGCTCGGCGCGGACCGGCAGCTCGCGCGGTTGCCCGAGCTGAACCGGCGGGCCGACTTACCAGGACTGGTCGGCCTGTTCGCGCAACTGCTCGACGCGGTGCCCCGGGCGCCGCTGGCCGGCACCATCGACCGGCTGGCCGCCCTCCGGGACCTGGGGATGCCGCTGGGCTCGCTGCGCCGCCACGGCGTCGAGCCGCTGACCGCACTGCCCTCCGCCGAGCCGGTCCTGCTGCGCCTCGGCGAGTCGGTGGGGATGGTGCCGCGCGACACGGTGCTGCACTACGGGGCATGGAACCCGCCGGGCCCGCGACAGCGGATGTACACCGGGGCCGCCGAGGAGAACGTGCTGATCCACTCCGTCCGGGTCGGTGCCCCAGCCGTTGAGCGGGCCGCCCTGGCGCTGGCCCGGCTGGCCGAGCTCGACCCGGCCCGGCCGGAGTACGCCGAGGCGCTCGTGGTGGCGGCCGAGCAGTTCGCGCCGCTGCCCGAGGTGATCGGGGCGGTCGCGGAGCGAGTCGATCCGGCGGCCTTCTTCACCGCCCGGTTACGGCCCTACATGGAGCAGGTGCGGGTCGGCGGCCACCTGTACTACGGCCCGGCGGCCGCCCACCTGCCGCTGCACCTGATCGACCAGCTGCTCTGGTCCAGCGATCGGACCGACCCCGAACACCTCGCGCTCCAGAACGACCTGCTCGACTACGGCCTGCCCGACTGGGCGCTGCTCTACCACAAGCGGGCGGGCGGCGAGTCGGCCGTCACGGCCGTGGTCCGCGCGCTGCACGCCGCAGGCCCCGAGGCCTCACCGACCCTGCTGCGCTCGGCCCACGGGGTGGCCGAACTGCTGCGCGCCCTGGTGGTCTTCCGTGGCCGGCACCTGCGACTGGTCCGCGAGGCCTACACGGAGGACACGCCGTTCCAGGCGGGCAGCGCCGGCGCCGCGCCCGAGGTGGTCCGGCTGCTGCTCGACCTCACCCGGGCCTGCGAGCGTTGGCTGGCGGTGCCGGTCAACGCGGCGGGCGGCGCCCCCAGGCCGTGA
- a CDS encoding DUF4274 domain-containing protein: MAFQLSLYEQARVFDALQDTLSYDQLSPAERHQFVLNFTFGDEQDPLVWTARQADTDAGTALALYWHLSPAYWSQYASAEEASADVSFADYQLLKEIEANYLAGFYLNRNYSFDPSEFIAEGGAEEPADGNELMRRASPGARFARQDPEVVLFAESGLFEGLASGELPTAGLRFSVSALDD; this comes from the coding sequence GTGGCTTTCCAACTCTCCCTCTACGAGCAGGCACGGGTCTTCGACGCACTCCAGGACACCCTGAGCTACGACCAGCTCAGTCCCGCGGAGCGGCACCAGTTCGTGCTGAACTTCACCTTCGGTGACGAGCAGGATCCGCTGGTCTGGACAGCCCGGCAGGCGGACACCGATGCCGGGACCGCCCTTGCCCTCTACTGGCACCTGTCCCCCGCCTACTGGTCGCAGTACGCGAGCGCGGAGGAGGCCTCGGCGGACGTCAGCTTCGCCGACTACCAGCTGCTCAAGGAGATCGAGGCCAACTACCTGGCCGGCTTCTACCTGAACCGGAACTACTCCTTCGACCCTTCGGAGTTCATCGCCGAGGGCGGCGCCGAGGAGCCCGCGGACGGCAACGAGCTGATGAGACGCGCCTCGCCGGGTGCCCGCTTCGCCCGCCAGGACCCGGAGGTCGTGCTCTTCGCGGAGTCGGGCCTCTTCGAGGGCCTGGCGTCGGGTGAACTGCCCACGGCCGGCCTGAGGTTCTCGGTCTCCGCGCTGGACGACTAG
- a CDS encoding glycoside hydrolase family 6 protein: MPRPLPRPLLRHPLLRRLRTAAAAAALGAAALVPVVGAQSAQAAPTHVTNPYLGAAPFLNPDFVAEVNAQAAADGGATGAAEAKVASNQTAIWLDRIGAITGDSTHRGLQAELDAAEAQAAGSANPVLFEAVIYDLPGRDCAALASNGEIPATAAGLTQYESQYIDPIATLLGNSKYSNLRISTIIEPDSLPNAVTNQSKPACATATPYYETGVEYTLTKLHAIPNVYTYLDVGHSGWLGWSSNMGPAAQEFAKVAKATPAGFASVDGFVSDTANTTPTDEPFLPNSTLQVGGNPLDSVNFYQYNPYFDEHTYDEAMHAAVVSAGFPSTVGMLIDTSRNGWGGSARPTSLNSSPTTATAYVAANKVDQRPFRGDWCNINGAGIGYRPQAQPYGAADPIIAYVWIKPPGESDGDYPTATHPHGDPHCDPAGTQTDGNGGTYPTDAIPGYNVAAGDWFPAQFQQLVQNAYPSFGAPTGGDTTPPSTPTGLTVTGTTASSVSLSWTAATDNVGVTGYNVYRGGSKVATVTSTGYTDTGLTAATAYQYTVSAFDAAGNVSSASAAVTATTASNGGGGGSSGCKATYAITNDWGAGFNANVTVTNTGTAATKSWTVSWTWAGNQQIGNAWNATAAQTGSSVSAASMSYNGALAVGANTSFGFGASYSGSNTAPTLTCTAS, translated from the coding sequence GTGCCCCGTCCGCTCCCCCGCCCGCTGCTCCGCCACCCGCTGCTGCGGCGCCTCCGAACGGCGGCCGCAGCGGCAGCCCTCGGAGCCGCCGCCCTCGTCCCCGTGGTCGGCGCGCAGAGCGCCCAAGCCGCCCCCACCCACGTCACCAACCCCTACCTCGGCGCCGCGCCGTTCCTGAACCCCGACTTCGTCGCCGAGGTCAACGCCCAGGCCGCCGCCGACGGTGGCGCGACCGGCGCGGCGGAGGCCAAGGTCGCCTCGAACCAGACCGCGATCTGGCTGGACCGGATCGGCGCCATCACCGGTGACAGCACCCACCGCGGCCTGCAGGCAGAACTCGACGCCGCCGAGGCCCAGGCCGCGGGCAGCGCCAACCCGGTGCTGTTCGAAGCGGTGATCTACGACCTGCCCGGTCGGGACTGCGCGGCGCTCGCCTCCAACGGCGAGATCCCCGCCACCGCCGCAGGACTGACCCAGTACGAGTCGCAGTACATCGATCCGATCGCCACCCTGCTGGGCAACAGCAAGTACAGCAACCTGCGGATCTCCACCATCATCGAGCCGGACTCGCTGCCCAACGCGGTGACCAACCAGAGCAAGCCGGCCTGCGCCACCGCCACCCCGTACTACGAGACGGGCGTGGAGTACACGCTCACCAAGCTGCACGCGATCCCGAACGTCTACACCTACCTGGACGTCGGCCACTCCGGCTGGCTCGGCTGGTCGAGCAACATGGGCCCGGCCGCCCAGGAGTTCGCCAAGGTCGCCAAGGCCACCCCGGCGGGCTTCGCCAGCGTCGACGGCTTCGTCAGCGACACCGCCAACACCACGCCCACCGACGAGCCCTTCCTGCCCAACTCCACCCTCCAGGTCGGCGGGAACCCGCTCGACTCGGTGAACTTCTACCAGTACAACCCGTACTTCGACGAGCACACCTACGACGAGGCCATGCACGCCGCCGTGGTCAGCGCGGGCTTCCCGAGCACCGTCGGCATGCTGATCGACACCTCCCGCAACGGCTGGGGCGGCTCCGCCCGGCCCACCTCGCTGAACTCCAGCCCGACCACGGCCACCGCCTACGTGGCCGCCAACAAGGTGGACCAGCGCCCGTTCCGCGGCGACTGGTGCAACATCAACGGCGCGGGCATCGGCTACCGTCCGCAGGCGCAGCCGTACGGCGCCGCCGACCCGATCATCGCCTACGTGTGGATCAAGCCCCCGGGCGAGTCGGACGGCGACTACCCGACCGCGACCCACCCCCACGGCGACCCGCACTGCGACCCGGCCGGCACCCAGACCGACGGCAACGGCGGCACCTACCCCACCGACGCGATCCCCGGCTACAACGTCGCCGCCGGCGACTGGTTCCCCGCCCAGTTCCAGCAGTTGGTGCAGAACGCCTACCCGTCCTTCGGCGCCCCCACCGGCGGCGACACCACCCCGCCGAGCACCCCGACCGGCCTGACCGTCACCGGGACCACGGCGAGCAGCGTGTCGCTCTCCTGGACGGCGGCCACCGACAACGTCGGCGTCACCGGCTACAACGTCTACCGCGGCGGCAGCAAGGTGGCCACGGTGACCAGCACCGGCTACACCGACACCGGGCTCACCGCCGCCACCGCCTACCAGTACACGGTCAGCGCCTTCGACGCGGCGGGCAACGTCTCGTCGGCCTCCGCGGCGGTCACGGCGACCACCGCGAGCAACGGCGGCGGGGGCGGCAGCAGCGGCTGCAAGGCCACCTACGCGATCACGAATGACTGGGGTGCCGGCTTCAACGCCAATGTCACGGTCACCAACACCGGCACGGCGGCCACCAAGTCCTGGACCGTCAGCTGGACCTGGGCCGGCAACCAGCAGATCGGCAACGCCTGGAACGCCACCGCCGCCCAGACCGGGAGCTCGGTGAGCGCCGCGAGCATGAGCTACAACGGCGCGCTGGCCGTCGGTGCCAACACCAGTTTCGGCTTCGGTGCCAGCTACTCCGGCAGCAACACCGCGCCCACCCTGACCTGCACCGCGAGCTGA
- a CDS encoding cellulase family glycosylhydrolase, translated as MTSRTMLAAAAVGAGALGAALLLPPGTAATAATAVACNVSYSTNDWGSGFTANVTIADTGTAAINGWTLSYGYTGNQTLQNGWNGNWTQTGKTVTATNPNYATTINPGASYTTSANFSYSGANSAPTGFTVNGTACGPQPSPTPTPTPTPTPTPTPSPTPTPPGPAPALHVSGNRLVDSAGRTVTLHGANRSGAEFACVQGNGLFDGPVDQASIDAMKSWHLGAVRIPLNEDCWLGLSNVDPAYSGATYINAVKSYVSLLHQNGLNTILDLHWTDGVYTGNSSGCPSATATCQKPMPDAANAIPFWRSVATTFKGDDATVLDLFNEPYPSRATGNDSTGWACWRDGGNCAGIGYQVAGMQSMVDAVRGTGADNVLMLGGIEYSNDLSQWLTHQPSDPLHQLAASWHSYNFNACTSSSCWDSQLAPVAATVPVIAGELGENDCAHGYLDSLLPWLDQHGISYLAWTWNTWNCSSGPALITAYDGTPTAFGAGYKAHLAALG; from the coding sequence ATGACCTCCCGCACCATGCTCGCGGCCGCCGCCGTCGGGGCGGGCGCGCTCGGCGCTGCCCTGCTACTGCCGCCGGGCACCGCCGCGACCGCAGCCACCGCCGTTGCCTGCAACGTGAGTTACAGCACCAACGACTGGGGCAGCGGATTCACCGCCAACGTCACCATCGCCGACACCGGAACCGCCGCCATCAACGGCTGGACCCTCAGCTACGGCTACACCGGCAACCAGACCCTCCAGAACGGCTGGAACGGCAACTGGACCCAGACCGGCAAAACCGTCACCGCCACCAACCCCAACTACGCCACCACCATCAACCCCGGCGCGAGCTACACCACCAGCGCCAACTTCAGCTACTCCGGCGCGAATTCCGCCCCCACCGGGTTCACCGTCAACGGCACCGCCTGCGGTCCGCAGCCTTCCCCCACGCCCACGCCGACACCCACACCCACACCCACACCCACGCCGTCCCCCACCCCCACGCCGCCCGGCCCCGCCCCCGCGCTGCACGTCTCCGGCAACCGCCTCGTCGACTCCGCCGGACGGACCGTCACCCTGCACGGTGCCAACCGCTCCGGCGCCGAGTTCGCCTGCGTCCAGGGCAACGGGCTCTTCGACGGCCCGGTCGACCAGGCCTCGATCGACGCGATGAAGAGCTGGCACCTCGGCGCCGTCCGGATCCCGCTCAACGAGGACTGCTGGCTGGGCCTCTCCAACGTCGACCCGGCCTACTCCGGCGCCACGTACATCAACGCCGTCAAGTCCTACGTGTCCCTGTTGCACCAGAACGGCCTGAACACCATCCTCGACCTGCACTGGACCGACGGCGTCTACACCGGCAACTCCTCCGGCTGCCCGAGCGCCACCGCGACCTGCCAGAAGCCGATGCCCGACGCCGCCAACGCCATCCCGTTCTGGCGCTCGGTCGCCACCACCTTCAAGGGCGACGACGCCACCGTCCTCGACCTCTTCAACGAGCCCTACCCGTCCCGCGCCACCGGCAACGATTCCACCGGCTGGGCCTGCTGGCGCGACGGCGGCAACTGCGCCGGCATCGGCTACCAGGTGGCCGGCATGCAGTCCATGGTCGACGCGGTGCGCGGGACCGGCGCCGACAACGTGCTGATGCTCGGCGGCATCGAGTACTCCAACGACCTCAGCCAGTGGCTGACCCACCAACCCAGCGACCCACTGCACCAGTTGGCTGCCTCCTGGCACTCCTACAACTTCAACGCCTGTACCTCGTCCAGCTGCTGGGACTCCCAGCTCGCCCCGGTCGCGGCCACTGTCCCGGTGATCGCCGGCGAACTCGGCGAGAACGACTGCGCCCACGGCTACCTGGACTCCCTCCTCCCCTGGCTCGACCAACACGGCATCTCCTACCTCGCGTGGACCTGGAACACCTGGAACTGCAGCTCCGGCCCCGCCCTGATCACCGCCTACGACGGCACCCCGACAGCCTTCGGAGCGGGCTACAAGGCCCACTTGGCAGCGTTGGGCTGA